A window from Amblyomma americanum isolate KBUSLIRL-KWMA chromosome 7, ASM5285725v1, whole genome shotgun sequence encodes these proteins:
- the LOC144097455 gene encoding uncharacterized protein LOC144097455 yields MLHAGNSASAVGRGLPTSQDTTDSYKVVLPRLPTGNVVLNTVFLHADLKGRPYRAPDFRDALAQILDLREILCIGQYQMSHVWMVTCESSSSKQKLVKKAEFPVKGLRCMVFDPDTKNVKVKLLWLPRYMEHRRIVEALEPYGTVQSVEREKWRCPGMEHMETANRELSLTLKDGVSASTIPHTLNVYGVQALVLIPGRPPLCLRCSRVGHARRQCRTPRCTQCRRFGHTAENCVLSYADRLRQGQWSREDDVASEHIMDVSEVVDATGELSHEHRIDGEQKTSTPQNNTEYEATGHLASTPPGRKPPDPGPPVSVTETAVLAAQEHLVATGQRPDMPPVESVEAIQPVNARRSSSDADSASSLEGNGETCVASISGVSGSLSAVSVAASDVLPSGSWAEALAVSEEDMDSTAPLKRPADADEVCIDGADQKAQCVEATGRVVLKRRAMSAREAANLAAGHHIPGDGVC; encoded by the coding sequence atgctccatgctggaaacagcgcatcggccgttggccgaggtctaccgacgtctcaggacactacggactcgtacaaagttgtccttccccgattgccaaccggtaatgttgtccttaataccgttttcctgcatgctgaccttaagggtcgcccgtaccgagcacctgacttccgtgacgcactcgcacagatattggatctccgggaaattttgtgcattggtcaataccaaatgagccacgtgtggatggttacctgcgagagtagttcttccaaacagaagcttgttaagaaagcggagtttcctgtcaaaggactgcggtgcatggtgtttgacccggatactaagaacgtcaaggttaagctcctttggcttccccgctatatggaacaccggaggattgtggaagcattagagccttatggcacggtccagtctgtggagcgtgaaaagtggcggtgcccagggatggagcatatggaaacggcgaaccgtgaactctccctcacactcaaggatggagtgtcagctagcaccattccacacacacttaatgtttatggagtgcaggcattagtccttatcccagggagacctccactgtgcctccgatgtagccGGGTTGGCCATGCCCGGCGCCAGTGTCGCACGCCTCGATGcactcagtgccgacgctttggccatactgcggagaactgtgtcttgagttacgctgacaggctgcgtcaaggccagtggtcacgggaagatgacgtggcatcagaacacattatggatgtgtctgaggttgtggacgcgaccggagaactaagtcatgagcatcgaatagatggggaacagaagacttcaacacctcaaaacaacacggaatatgaagcgactggccatctagcatccacgcctccaggacgaaaaccgccggacccgggcccccccgtgagtgttacagagactgctgtgcttgctgcacaggaacacctcgttgccacaggtcaacgtccggatatgcctcctgtggagtcagtcgaggcgatacagccagtgaatgctcgccgatcctcctctgatgctgattctgcttcgtcgttggagggtaatggtgagacgtgtgtggcgtcgatctctggcgtgtcaggttctctgtcggctgtcagtgtggcagcgagtgatgtgctcccctcgggttcgtgggccgaggccttggctgtctcagaggaagacatggacagcaccgcacctttgaaacgtcctgcagatgctgacgaggtgtgtatcgatggcgctgaccagaaggcacaatgtgtagaggccacgggaagggtggtgttaaagaggagggcgatgtctgcccgagaggccgccaatttggcggcgggccaccacattccaggggatggcgtttgttaa